AAATCGTACGTCCATTGAGATCCGCAATTCCGAGAAATTGCTCCCCCTCTTTATCTCCGAATTTGTACCGCGCGCAGAAGCCCAATTTTGAGCCATCTGCCAGCCAGAATTCATGCGTACGATGGATGCCAAATTCCTGCGGCACAACAGGCCCGCCGTCAGAGCCATCCACTTTCAGCCACCAGATTCTGATCGGAGTGTTCCCACGAATTCCCGGATAATCCCCCTGACGATAAAAATGCTGCCAGCAGTAGGACACAATTGTGGGATCCACAGGATTTGCCAGCAAGTGACTTATTTTAAAACCATACTCCGGGCTAATTTGCTCAATTTCACCAGTCTCAATCTCCAGCCGAAAAACAGCAAAAGGTCCCAATCCGATACGATTTTTCTTATTTATCTCCAATTCTCCCACATCTCTTGCAAAAATTATGTATCGCCCATCACAAGTTACTGTGAAAGAAGTAATACTACCATTGATATTTTTCACAATCCGGCAATTCAGATTTTGTGTATCTATTTCTTTAAATATGCCGTTCATTGTGAAAATCCAGATTTTTTTAAATTGAGGCCAGTGCCAGACTTTGTGACTCAAATTCTTTTCATCGGTCATTTGAATCATTTCGCCTGATGTCAAATTCAATTTAAACAAATTGGACGAACCGGTACGATCAGAAAAAATGATGGCATGCGTGCTATCGATAAAGCTTTCTATGTTAAAATATAAATGCCAGGAAGGTTTTTCCCCGTCAGTCCACTGAGTGATTTCATAGCCAAATTCAGGATCGATCCAGGTCTTTTTTTCTGATTTCCAGATTTTTCCCACGTCAGAAGAAAATAGCGCTGGCGCAAAAATGAGTAAGAAAATTAATACAGACATGATAAAAAAGGAGATTCTTTTCATCCAGCGAAAACAGCACTCATTAATCATTTAGAACTCCGGTGCTAAAATTTATTTTGAAGTTTACAGACACAATTTTGTTCTGCTTTAAACCTTCTATTCCCGTTGAAAAACAATTTCTCCGGCTACAATTGTTTGTTTGATTTTCATTTTCCCGTTTTCCAAAGAAAAGATTATCAAATCAGCGCGTTTGTCCGGTTCAATTGACCCGCGGTCAAAAAGGCCATTTAATCTTGCCGGATTAAAACTTGCCATGGCAATCACTTCCGCCAACGAACAACCTGTAAATTCCATCATTTTATTCACACAGTGATCCAACGGAAAAGCGGCTCCGGCAAGCATATTTTCTTTAACCAGACGAACAATGCCGGAATCGGTTACTTCCAGTTCTACACCATTCCAGGAATATTTTCCCGGCTGCAAACCAGCGAATTTTGTCATATCGGAAATCAAGACAATCTGTTCCATACCTTTAGCGCGAAAAAACACATTCACCTCGTCACGCGACAAATGATGGCCATCAACAATGATACTTGCCATCAGTCTGTCTTCTGCCAGTTGCGGCCAGAGCGGATTTTTGTGACGGTGAATGTAATTGGCGCAAGCATTTCCCAGATGCGTGGAAATCGCAGCGCCGGCATCTGCTGCGCGCCGAATATCTTCCGCTGTCCCGTTGTGATGTCCAATTCCGACGACAATACCCTGCTTCGAACATTTCTGAATGAAATCGATTGCGCCATCAAGTTCCGGAGCGATAGTGACTTGAGTAATTCTCCCCTCTGCCGCTGCGTTGAGTTGTCTGAAAAATTCCCAGTCAGGAGAGCGCAACCATGCCGGATTGTGCGCGCCCCGGAATCCATTTTCTGGACACAAAAACGGTCCCTCCAAATGAATGCCGGGGATTGACCTGCCAATTTCTTCTATTTTCATTGCCTCCGCAATCACGCTGAGATTTTCCTTCATTACTTCAACCGGGCTGGTGACCACGGTCGCCAGAAAACTGGTCACGCCGAATTGGTACAATCCGCGCACGACTTTTTCCACATCTTCGACAGTCAATCCCGGCCCTGAAAAATCAACACCATTGAATCCATTCACCTGATTGTCAATTAATCCAGGCGCAATAAAAATTTTTTCTTTGAATGAATTCTTTTCACCATCAATTTCATTAATGCAATCAATTTTG
This is a stretch of genomic DNA from Calditrichota bacterium. It encodes these proteins:
- the nagA gene encoding N-acetylglucosamine-6-phosphate deacetylase yields the protein MSEKVEKIVAIHYLTGKNVEVLIRNGKIDCINEIDGEKNSFKEKIFIAPGLIDNQVNGFNGVDFSGPGLTVEDVEKVVRGLYQFGVTSFLATVVTSPVEVMKENLSVIAEAMKIEEIGRSIPGIHLEGPFLCPENGFRGAHNPAWLRSPDWEFFRQLNAAAEGRITQVTIAPELDGAIDFIQKCSKQGIVVGIGHHNGTAEDIRRAADAGAAISTHLGNACANYIHRHKNPLWPQLAEDRLMASIIVDGHHLSRDEVNVFFRAKGMEQIVLISDMTKFAGLQPGKYSWNGVELEVTDSGIVRLVKENMLAGAAFPLDHCVNKMMEFTGCSLAEVIAMASFNPARLNGLFDRGSIEPDKRADLIIFSLENGKMKIKQTIVAGEIVFQRE